A genomic region of Lysinibacillus sp. 2017 contains the following coding sequences:
- a CDS encoding metalloregulator ArsR/SmtB family transcription factor — translation MMKEVCEVTKINEQAVDHVKQQMPELSGVAQFLKALADETRLKIMYALTIEKRLCVCDVAAIIGSSTATASHHLRYLKEHGLAKSTREGKLMYYSLADDHVYQIVTMAYEHSKE, via the coding sequence ATGATGAAAGAAGTTTGTGAAGTAACCAAAATAAATGAACAAGCCGTCGATCATGTCAAACAACAGATGCCAGAGCTATCAGGGGTGGCGCAATTTTTAAAAGCATTGGCAGATGAAACACGTTTAAAAATTATGTATGCTTTAACGATTGAAAAAAGGCTTTGTGTATGTGATGTTGCAGCAATAATCGGATCAAGTACAGCAACAGCATCACATCATTTACGTTATTTAAAAGAGCATGGGTTAGCTAAGTCTACGCGTGAAGGAAAGTTAATGTATTATTCATTAGCAGATGATCATGTGTACCAAATTGTAACGATGGCGTATGAACATTCAAAGGAGTGA
- a CDS encoding penicillin acylase family protein, whose translation MAQQKARTKGRKITSVVIWILAILIILGGLAIAGLQFFLSNSKPVIEGETTVSILDADVSVTRDEVGVPHISAKSDADLYRAQGYVQAQDRLFQMDLARRQASGMLAEVVGAAAVDTDKYFRTFSLRQAAELSWQDYDADSQQILQWFADGVNAFIDEVKGTSKLSYEFKLLGYKPEPWTPIDSLVIGKYMAYDLGGNWNQQAFRSWALQNYSKEQAEELFVDYPENAKSIIEANLNLSTNIASTFTADYLPPEFNGSNNWVIGGELTKSGKPLLADDPHLGLSSPSVWYQMHLQSPEQNVSGVIFAGIPGIILGHNDEIAWGVTNVNPDVQDLYIEIPNPENPHQFKYDGNWEDATVRQETIQVKDEEPIDFEVIETRHGPIISNIITKDTEVKEQFAMQWTALQSTQELKAVLGFNKSKNWEEFDKALKDFKAPAQNFVFASKDGTIAYKANGLVPIRKQGTGALPVPGDSSAYGWESYIPFDELPTVMNPKEGYIATANNEVVGDEYPYHLSNLWAQPYRYERIVEMIETADSKLTIDDMKAMQMDQKNLHAVEFLPNLLQTIKAQDTNGEYKDVIALLESWNYVDAKDQGAPLVYHFLIETIENDLFKEAMPEDIYKLMAGKSLITDQLLRDAYAGKPGVWITNAGGLDQLVYTAFEKSIDKIEDSFGENVSKWQWGSYNQLLFKHPLASASELLATFLNPKQLPVGGSSVTVQAAAEDGNGNVTHGASWRFVVDVDNLSAAQHIVGPGLSGHIKSKWYDNQVQDWIDGDYHITYTDGSLNKQYKLKLKAQ comes from the coding sequence ATGGCGCAACAAAAGGCAAGAACAAAAGGGCGTAAAATCACCAGTGTTGTCATTTGGATATTAGCAATTCTTATCATTTTAGGCGGTCTTGCTATAGCGGGATTACAATTCTTTTTATCAAATTCAAAGCCCGTAATTGAAGGGGAAACAACCGTATCGATTCTAGACGCAGATGTATCCGTAACGAGAGATGAAGTAGGCGTTCCACATATTTCTGCAAAATCAGATGCAGACCTTTACCGAGCTCAAGGTTATGTGCAAGCACAGGACCGATTATTTCAAATGGATTTAGCACGCCGTCAAGCAAGTGGTATGCTCGCAGAAGTAGTAGGAGCTGCCGCAGTGGATACGGATAAATATTTCCGTACATTTAGCTTACGTCAAGCAGCTGAACTTTCATGGCAGGATTATGATGCTGATTCGCAGCAAATTTTGCAATGGTTTGCCGATGGAGTGAATGCCTTTATTGATGAAGTGAAAGGAACAAGCAAGCTTTCTTATGAATTTAAGCTTCTTGGCTATAAACCAGAACCATGGACGCCGATCGATTCGTTAGTTATTGGAAAATATATGGCGTACGATTTAGGTGGCAACTGGAATCAACAAGCATTCCGATCGTGGGCATTGCAGAACTATTCAAAAGAACAAGCAGAAGAGCTGTTTGTCGATTATCCAGAAAATGCGAAATCAATTATTGAAGCAAATTTAAATTTATCAACCAATATCGCCTCAACTTTTACAGCCGATTATTTACCACCTGAATTTAATGGTAGTAATAACTGGGTCATTGGCGGAGAGTTAACGAAATCAGGAAAACCATTATTAGCAGATGATCCACATTTAGGGTTGAGCTCACCATCTGTCTGGTACCAAATGCATCTGCAATCACCTGAACAAAATGTGAGTGGTGTTATTTTTGCAGGGATTCCAGGTATTATTTTAGGGCATAATGATGAAATTGCATGGGGCGTAACGAATGTAAATCCAGACGTCCAAGATTTATATATAGAAATACCAAACCCAGAAAATCCCCATCAATTTAAATATGATGGAAACTGGGAAGATGCAACGGTTCGACAAGAGACGATTCAAGTAAAAGATGAAGAACCGATTGATTTTGAGGTCATTGAAACACGTCACGGACCAATTATTTCGAACATCATTACAAAAGATACCGAAGTAAAAGAGCAGTTTGCAATGCAGTGGACAGCATTGCAATCTACACAAGAATTAAAAGCGGTATTAGGCTTTAATAAATCGAAAAACTGGGAAGAATTTGATAAGGCACTAAAGGATTTCAAAGCACCCGCTCAAAACTTCGTATTTGCTTCAAAGGATGGGACGATCGCCTATAAAGCAAATGGATTAGTGCCAATTCGCAAACAAGGAACAGGTGCATTACCAGTACCCGGGGATTCTTCAGCGTATGGATGGGAAAGCTATATTCCATTTGACGAATTACCGACTGTTATGAATCCAAAAGAAGGCTATATCGCGACAGCAAATAATGAAGTAGTAGGGGATGAATACCCGTACCACCTTTCGAATTTATGGGCACAGCCATATCGTTATGAACGTATTGTTGAAATGATTGAAACAGCGGATTCAAAGCTAACAATAGATGATATGAAAGCAATGCAAATGGATCAGAAAAATTTGCATGCAGTAGAATTTTTACCGAACTTACTCCAAACGATAAAGGCACAAGATACGAATGGTGAATATAAAGACGTTATCGCGCTCCTTGAATCATGGAATTACGTTGATGCGAAAGATCAAGGTGCACCACTTGTCTATCATTTCCTTATTGAGACGATAGAAAATGATTTGTTTAAAGAGGCCATGCCCGAAGATATTTATAAATTGATGGCAGGAAAATCGCTTATTACCGATCAATTATTACGTGATGCATATGCAGGAAAACCAGGCGTTTGGATTACAAATGCAGGTGGACTAGATCAGCTAGTCTATACAGCGTTTGAAAAATCAATTGATAAAATTGAGGATAGCTTTGGTGAGAACGTTTCGAAATGGCAGTGGGGAAGCTACAATCAGCTTCTATTTAAACACCCATTAGCAAGTGCATCCGAACTTTTAGCCACATTCTTAAACCCTAAGCAGTTGCCAGTAGGTGGTTCAAGCGTTACGGTTCAAGCTGCTGCTGAAGATGGCAACGGGAATGTAACGCACGGCGCATCATGGCGCTTTGTCGTGGATGTCGATAATCTTTCTGCGGCACAGCATATTGTAGGGCCAGGCTTAAGTGGACATATAAAATCAAAATGGTATGACAACCAAGTACAAGATTGGATCGATGGGGACTATCACATAACATATACAGATGGCTCATTAAACAAACAGTACAAATTAAAATTAAAAGCACAATAA
- a CDS encoding exodeoxyribonuclease III, whose amino-acid sequence MKFISWNVNGIRACVNKGFLDYFHQIDADFFCIQETKCQTGQIDLQLDGYYQYWNDAVKKGYSGTAIFTKHEPLSVRYGIDEEVAKDEGRIITLEYEKFYLVNVYTPNAKRDLTRLAERLLWENRMRQYLVALDAEKPVIYCGDLNVAHEELDLKNAKSNKGNSGFTAEERGKMTDLLVSGFTDTFRYTHVGETDHFTWWSYMNKVRERNIGWRIDYFIMSNRLLDHLEQAAIHANVLGSDHCPIELELTSL is encoded by the coding sequence ATGAAATTTATTTCATGGAATGTAAACGGAATTCGGGCTTGTGTGAATAAAGGATTTTTAGATTATTTTCATCAAATAGATGCTGATTTCTTCTGTATTCAAGAAACGAAATGCCAAACAGGACAGATTGATTTACAACTAGATGGTTATTATCAATACTGGAATGATGCTGTGAAAAAGGGTTATTCAGGAACGGCCATTTTCACAAAGCATGAACCGCTTTCGGTACGATACGGAATAGATGAAGAAGTGGCAAAAGATGAAGGGCGTATCATTACATTAGAATATGAAAAATTTTATTTAGTCAATGTTTATACGCCTAATGCCAAGCGTGATTTAACACGTCTAGCAGAGCGCCTGTTATGGGAAAATCGCATGCGTCAATATTTAGTGGCATTAGATGCGGAAAAACCTGTCATCTATTGTGGGGACTTGAACGTAGCTCACGAAGAACTAGACTTAAAAAATGCGAAATCAAATAAAGGCAATTCAGGCTTTACAGCAGAAGAGCGCGGTAAGATGACCGATTTATTAGTGAGTGGATTTACAGACACATTCCGTTATACGCATGTTGGTGAAACGGACCATTTCACTTGGTGGTCGTATATGAATAAAGTTCGTGAGCGAAATATTGGTTGGCGTATTGATTATTTCATCATGTCAAACCGCCTATTAGATCATTTAGAGCAAGCAGCGATTCACGCAAATGTTTTAGGAAGCGATCATTGTCCAATTGAACTAGAACTGACATCGTTGTAA
- the murB gene encoding UDP-N-acetylmuramate dehydrogenase, translated as MTIQQWEKDLAQWIPTHNIKVNESLKKYTMTKLGGKADVFVLPETEEQAAAVVKYASLNNIPLLMLGNGSNMVVRDGGVRGIVLTFAFLNEIRVDGNVAYAQSGALIKEVSKQVAAQSLSGFEFACGIPGSIGGAMAMNAGAYGGEIKDIVTSCTVLTPEGEMLTLSNEELELSYRKSIISKNGYYVLSATFQLAKGDQQQIDGKIADLTYQRESKQPLEYPSAGSVFKRPPGYFAGKLIQDSELQGKGVGGAEVSTKHAGFIVNKDNATAKDYIQTIQMVQRVVKEKFDVELEMEVKIVGED; from the coding sequence ATGACAATTCAACAGTGGGAAAAGGATCTAGCACAGTGGATTCCTACACATAATATTAAAGTAAATGAATCATTAAAAAAATATACTATGACGAAGCTTGGCGGGAAAGCTGACGTTTTCGTGTTACCTGAAACAGAAGAACAAGCAGCAGCTGTAGTGAAGTATGCATCTTTAAATAACATTCCACTATTAATGCTAGGAAATGGTTCGAATATGGTTGTGCGTGATGGTGGTGTGCGCGGTATTGTACTAACTTTCGCATTCCTAAATGAAATTCGAGTAGATGGCAATGTTGCCTATGCACAAAGTGGTGCACTAATTAAAGAAGTATCAAAACAAGTCGCAGCACAAAGTTTAAGTGGCTTTGAATTTGCTTGTGGGATTCCAGGCTCAATCGGTGGTGCGATGGCGATGAATGCGGGCGCTTATGGTGGGGAAATTAAAGATATCGTAACTTCTTGCACGGTATTAACACCTGAAGGCGAAATGCTTACTTTATCTAATGAAGAATTAGAGCTATCGTATCGTAAAAGTATCATTTCAAAAAATGGCTATTATGTACTTTCAGCAACATTCCAATTAGCAAAAGGTGACCAACAGCAAATTGATGGGAAAATTGCGGATTTAACATATCAACGCGAGTCCAAACAACCGCTTGAATATCCATCAGCCGGTAGTGTATTTAAACGACCACCTGGGTATTTCGCAGGTAAACTGATTCAAGATAGTGAACTGCAAGGAAAAGGCGTTGGTGGTGCGGAAGTTTCAACGAAGCACGCGGGCTTTATTGTCAATAAAGACAATGCCACAGCGAAGGATTACATCCAAACAATTCAAATGGTTCAACGTGTAGTAAAAGAAAAATTTGATGTTGAATTAGAGATGGAAGTTAAAATCGTCGGTGAAGACTAA
- a CDS encoding helix-turn-helix domain-containing protein translates to MKETALCPRLSKAMELVGKRWTALIIYQLLEGPQRFNAIESALPISGRLLSERLKELEKEGIVERTVFSEVPIRVEYNLTDKGYSLEQTVREIEKWAKTWL, encoded by the coding sequence GTGAAAGAAACAGCATTATGCCCACGTTTATCCAAAGCAATGGAACTTGTAGGGAAAAGATGGACAGCATTAATTATTTATCAATTATTAGAAGGACCTCAGCGCTTTAATGCGATTGAATCCGCTTTGCCGATTAGTGGGAGACTACTTTCAGAGCGATTAAAGGAATTGGAAAAAGAAGGGATTGTTGAACGTACTGTTTTTTCAGAAGTACCAATTCGCGTTGAATATAATTTAACAGACAAAGGCTATTCTTTAGAGCAAACGGTTAGAGAAATCGAAAAATGGGCTAAAACTTGGCTTTAA
- a CDS encoding YceI family protein, producing MTTYAVDLLHSSINFSIKHMMITKVNGAFESFSAQIEAEQIETFKNSAIRFELDVASVNTRDVYRDHHLVSADFFNADRYPKIIFEKKSIEEFDNKFKLRGDLTIKDITKPVDFEVTYLGHAKSPWNTDAFGFSCSTLINRKEFNLTYNATLEKGGLLIDENVKINVELQLNPI from the coding sequence ATGACAACATACGCAGTTGATTTGTTACATTCATCGATTAATTTCTCAATCAAACATATGATGATTACTAAAGTGAATGGCGCGTTCGAATCTTTTTCTGCTCAAATTGAAGCTGAACAAATTGAGACCTTTAAAAATTCAGCTATTCGATTTGAACTGGATGTGGCTAGTGTTAATACGCGTGACGTTTATAGAGATCACCATTTAGTTTCTGCAGATTTTTTTAATGCAGATCGTTATCCTAAAATCATTTTCGAAAAAAAATCAATTGAAGAATTTGATAATAAATTTAAGTTACGCGGCGATTTAACCATTAAAGATATTACTAAGCCTGTCGATTTCGAAGTAACTTATTTAGGGCACGCAAAGAGTCCATGGAATACAGATGCTTTTGGATTTTCTTGTTCAACTTTGATTAACCGCAAAGAATTTAACTTAACTTATAACGCCACACTTGAAAAAGGCGGATTACTAATCGACGAGAATGTTAAAATCAACGTAGAATTACAGCTAAATCCAATTTAA
- a CDS encoding FMN-dependent NADH-azoreductase, producing the protein MTNVLVVKANNRPDGVSTKMYETFMAEIATVEGVNVSTFDVFEEKMPYFGQDLFNAFGKLQEGKELAEIEAASLAAMNKAREALTAAEVVVFAFPLWNQTIPAALQSFIDYTYGAGYSFKYNEQGQLVSLMTDKKYIVLNARGGDYSSPEMNAMEMAVNYMNNVIGGVYGMEKLEEVIIEGHAAARDNAGAIIASGLEKVKVAAQKLAKVTA; encoded by the coding sequence ATGACAAACGTATTAGTAGTAAAAGCAAACAACCGTCCAGACGGCGTATCAACAAAAATGTATGAAACTTTCATGGCAGAAATCGCAACAGTTGAAGGTGTAAACGTATCAACTTTTGATGTATTCGAAGAAAAAATGCCGTACTTCGGTCAAGATTTATTCAACGCTTTTGGCAAATTACAAGAAGGCAAAGAATTAGCAGAAATCGAAGCAGCTTCATTAGCAGCTATGAACAAAGCGCGCGAAGCATTAACTGCTGCAGAAGTTGTTGTATTCGCATTCCCATTATGGAACCAAACAATTCCAGCAGCATTACAATCATTCATCGATTACACTTACGGTGCTGGTTACTCATTCAAATATAATGAACAAGGTCAATTAGTTAGCTTAATGACTGATAAAAAATACATCGTGTTAAATGCTCGTGGTGGTGACTACTCTAGCCCAGAAATGAACGCTATGGAAATGGCTGTTAACTACATGAATAATGTAATTGGTGGTGTTTATGGTATGGAAAAATTAGAAGAAGTTATTATCGAAGGTCACGCAGCAGCTCGTGATAATGCTGGAGCAATCATTGCTTCAGGCTTAGAAAAAGTAAAAGTAGCAGCACAAAAATTAGCAAAAGTTACTGCATAA
- a CDS encoding DsbA family protein, translating into MKIEVWSDYVCPFCYIGKKQLELALKETGYDAVIEVEYKSYLLDPTTPVDAVGSVYEDLQKKYRISLEEVKNMTANVAARAKEVGLDYNFDDMKSANTVKAHRLAKWAETEGKGKVFTERVLKAYFLEGAAIGQTDVLLSLVDEVGLSRDVAIKIIESNQFTMEVEQDIAVAQQLGVRGVPFFVIDNKYGISGAQPKEVFENTIEKAAQEAGLRKPLSMQGGSGITCTDDSCEL; encoded by the coding sequence TTGAAAATTGAAGTATGGTCAGATTATGTATGTCCTTTTTGTTATATTGGTAAAAAACAATTAGAACTTGCACTTAAAGAAACAGGGTATGATGCGGTGATTGAAGTGGAATATAAAAGCTATTTATTAGATCCAACAACCCCTGTTGACGCAGTAGGGTCTGTCTATGAAGACTTACAAAAGAAATATCGTATTTCATTAGAAGAAGTAAAAAACATGACGGCAAATGTAGCAGCACGTGCAAAAGAAGTAGGGCTCGATTACAATTTCGACGACATGAAAAGTGCCAATACGGTAAAAGCACATCGTTTAGCGAAGTGGGCAGAAACAGAAGGTAAAGGGAAAGTATTCACAGAACGCGTATTAAAAGCTTACTTTTTAGAAGGTGCAGCGATTGGTCAAACCGATGTCTTACTATCATTAGTAGATGAAGTAGGCTTATCCCGTGATGTAGCAATTAAAATTATTGAAAGTAATCAATTTACGATGGAAGTCGAGCAAGATATTGCAGTTGCACAACAACTAGGTGTGCGCGGTGTACCATTCTTTGTTATTGATAATAAGTACGGCATTTCTGGAGCGCAACCAAAAGAAGTATTTGAAAATACTATTGAAAAAGCTGCACAAGAAGCAGGCTTACGTAAACCGCTTAGCATGCAAGGTGGAAGCGGGATAACTTGCACAGATGATTCATGTGAACTTTAA
- a CDS encoding FAD-dependent oxidoreductase, giving the protein MKQSLWLKNNESISAPTLKQHTTCEICIIGGGLSGIYTAYLLAKLGFQVVLVEALRDLAHGTTAYSTGKLTAQHGPIYTGMSTDQGKLYYEANEKAIERALETNPKSFSRATSFLYTNTAKGKEQLQKEAESYKKIGIPLVATNEIELEIPIEFALGMKNEGQIDPIEFTHHFAQLAKKYGAQIFLNTRITTIQPAKNSVTTNQGYTIHYKKLVLCTHYPIESIRNLYSVKLQIDRSYLTATKCSQLLEGQYLSIDEQSRTIRTAIVDQQPYFLYGGRSHLAGTVEHTQSYYETLHSELHNFELPEPEFSWSAQDVMTSNQIPYIGQLSKKDDSLYIATGFNKWGISSSLVAGEILRDLIQKITHPAAMLYSPTRSSFGRQIYFMLQTGGFISKEFIKGYVSRSEAPRCTHLGCKTRWNEADQTWDCPCHGSRYNEKGLVIEGPAVYPLEIKKSGDS; this is encoded by the coding sequence TTGAAACAATCATTATGGCTTAAAAATAATGAATCCATTTCCGCTCCAACATTAAAACAACATACAACTTGTGAGATTTGCATTATTGGTGGTGGTTTAAGCGGGATTTATACAGCTTACTTACTCGCAAAATTAGGTTTTCAAGTTGTATTAGTTGAAGCATTACGAGATTTAGCACATGGCACAACTGCCTACTCTACAGGGAAATTAACCGCACAACACGGTCCGATTTATACAGGTATGTCCACGGATCAAGGAAAACTGTATTACGAAGCAAATGAAAAAGCTATCGAACGCGCACTTGAAACAAACCCTAAAAGCTTTTCACGTGCCACTTCTTTTTTGTATACCAATACCGCAAAAGGTAAGGAGCAACTTCAAAAAGAGGCAGAATCGTATAAAAAAATTGGCATTCCACTTGTCGCAACAAATGAAATTGAACTCGAAATTCCGATTGAATTTGCTTTAGGTATGAAAAATGAAGGACAGATTGATCCAATTGAATTCACCCATCACTTTGCACAGCTTGCTAAAAAATACGGGGCTCAAATTTTCTTAAATACGAGAATCACAACTATTCAACCTGCTAAAAACTCTGTAACGACAAATCAAGGGTATACGATTCATTATAAAAAACTTGTTCTTTGCACTCATTATCCTATTGAATCGATTCGTAATTTATATAGTGTGAAGCTTCAAATCGATCGTTCTTATTTAACCGCTACGAAATGTTCCCAGCTATTAGAAGGACAATATTTAAGCATTGATGAACAAAGTCGTACTATTCGAACAGCGATAGTTGATCAACAACCTTACTTTCTTTATGGAGGACGTTCTCATCTTGCTGGTACAGTTGAACATACCCAATCGTATTATGAAACTCTTCACTCAGAATTACACAACTTCGAACTACCAGAACCTGAATTTAGTTGGAGTGCGCAAGACGTTATGACTTCCAATCAAATTCCCTATATCGGACAATTGTCTAAAAAGGATGATAGTTTGTATATCGCTACTGGTTTTAATAAATGGGGAATATCTTCTTCACTTGTGGCAGGTGAGATACTTCGCGATTTAATCCAAAAAATAACACATCCCGCTGCTATGCTTTATTCACCGACACGCTCAAGCTTTGGACGGCAAATTTATTTTATGCTGCAAACAGGGGGCTTTATTAGTAAAGAGTTTATTAAAGGGTACGTATCGCGTTCAGAGGCACCACGTTGTACGCATCTCGGCTGTAAAACACGCTGGAATGAGGCCGATCAAACATGGGATTGTCCTTGTCATGGCTCACGCTATAACGAAAAGGGACTTGTAATCGAGGGTCCTGCAGTGTATCCATTAGAAATAAAAAAATCCGGTGACTCATGA
- a CDS encoding manganese-dependent inorganic pyrophosphatase: MSKTLIFGHKNPDTDTITSAIVYAYLKQQLGADVEAVRLGEVNNETQFALDKFGFVAPRFITNVKDEAQQVILVDHNEFQQSADGVEEVKITEVIDHHRIANFQTADPLYFRAEPVGCTATILNKIFKENDVKIPANIAGLMLSAIVSDTLLFKSPTCTEQDVKAGAELATIAGVDADVYGLAMLKAGADLSDKSLEDLLSLDAKGFEFGSYKATVAQVNAVDIEDVLGRQTELENLLNKNVADNGLDLFFFVVTDIINNDSTAVAAGQVAEAAAKAFGAEIVNGRISLPGVVSRKKQIVPVLTEGLK; encoded by the coding sequence ATGAGTAAAACATTAATTTTTGGACATAAAAATCCTGATACAGATACAATCACTTCAGCAATCGTTTATGCTTACTTAAAACAACAATTAGGTGCAGATGTTGAAGCAGTACGCCTTGGAGAAGTAAATAACGAAACACAATTTGCTTTAGACAAATTCGGTTTCGTTGCACCACGCTTCATTACAAATGTAAAAGACGAAGCACAACAAGTAATCCTTGTGGACCATAACGAATTTCAACAATCAGCAGATGGTGTTGAAGAAGTAAAAATCACAGAAGTAATCGACCACCACCGTATTGCCAACTTCCAAACAGCGGATCCGTTGTATTTCCGTGCCGAGCCAGTAGGTTGTACAGCAACGATTTTAAACAAAATCTTTAAAGAAAATGACGTGAAGATTCCAGCAAACATCGCTGGTTTAATGTTATCAGCTATCGTTTCAGATACATTACTTTTCAAATCACCAACATGCACAGAGCAAGATGTAAAAGCAGGTGCGGAATTAGCTACTATTGCTGGTGTGGATGCAGACGTATACGGTTTAGCTATGTTAAAAGCAGGTGCAGATCTTTCAGATAAATCATTAGAAGATTTATTATCTTTAGATGCAAAAGGTTTTGAATTTGGTTCTTATAAAGCCACTGTCGCACAAGTAAACGCAGTAGATATCGAAGACGTACTTGGTCGCCAAACAGAACTTGAAAACTTATTAAATAAAAATGTTGCAGATAACGGTTTAGATTTATTCTTCTTCGTTGTGACAGATATTATAAACAATGATTCGACTGCAGTAGCAGCAGGTCAAGTGGCTGAAGCTGCAGCTAAAGCTTTCGGTGCAGAAATCGTAAACGGTCGCATCAGCTTACCAGGGGTTGTATCTCGTAAAAAACAAATCGTTCCTGTGTTAACAGAAGGATTAAAATAA
- a CDS encoding GNAT family N-acetyltransferase yields MKKMEKKYIPLAQFFENSKQNTFTLTYQEIQNIMGHELPNAAFLNLSWWKKTKAPSTHYFAWTNYNYQVIHVNLGISVTFSCSQEEDMPNQKPKNAYIIRPIEANDARGFINLQEEILAQTNFGYFTPDEQGLTVQQVRKNITDWRKQKTSTVLLCIYNGQFAGYAQLVGNEASKIKHIAGVRVAVLEPFQKQGLATALLAESEKWAHVNNISRLEANVMVHNEPALTLFKKVDFTFEGKREKAFLLDDQFIDEMQFSKII; encoded by the coding sequence ATGAAAAAAATGGAAAAGAAGTATATTCCATTAGCACAGTTTTTCGAAAATTCTAAACAAAATACATTTACGTTAACATACCAAGAGATTCAAAATATTATGGGACATGAGCTTCCGAATGCCGCATTTTTAAACTTGAGCTGGTGGAAAAAGACAAAGGCGCCTTCAACACATTATTTTGCTTGGACAAATTATAATTACCAAGTTATCCATGTGAACTTAGGCATATCAGTTACATTTTCATGTTCACAAGAAGAAGACATGCCGAATCAGAAACCAAAAAACGCTTATATCATTCGCCCAATTGAAGCAAATGATGCACGTGGTTTCATTAATTTACAAGAAGAAATTTTAGCCCAAACAAACTTTGGTTATTTCACACCAGATGAACAAGGTTTAACAGTTCAGCAAGTACGTAAAAATATCACAGATTGGCGTAAACAAAAAACAAGTACTGTGTTACTTTGCATTTACAACGGACAATTTGCAGGCTATGCACAATTAGTCGGAAATGAAGCATCTAAAATTAAGCATATTGCCGGTGTACGTGTTGCGGTTCTTGAGCCCTTCCAAAAGCAAGGCTTAGCAACTGCACTTTTAGCAGAAAGTGAAAAATGGGCACACGTGAATAATATTTCACGTCTTGAAGCAAATGTTATGGTACATAATGAACCTGCTCTTACCCTTTTCAAAAAAGTGGACTTCACATTCGAAGGAAAACGTGAAAAAGCATTTTTATTAGACGATCAATTTATCGACGAAATGCAGTTTAGTAAAATTATTTAA
- a CDS encoding MurR/RpiR family transcriptional regulator, with product MSICDDIKRKYVRLSKGQRKVAQFVIDNPTVIATQIASEVGRLADVSESTVIRFCYAMDYSGFSELQDKLRAYLIDKGEIAAEKKQISTKRLKNQFGAEIVKQDIAGISKTFNELNEQDIQEVILELHHSNRIHILGFRQSAPAAFWMYNNLSMFREQVFFVQHEAETIAQQLAMMDEDSLLFVISLDDEYEDVLTTVEIAKRKNVKIVAIRDKALKNRVEPAKSVLLVPSAQEGGATCTIAIFSLLHLLVEAMVNQNPQNYHAFRQKNEWTTADSNLIAIG from the coding sequence ATGAGTATTTGTGATGATATTAAAAGGAAATATGTCCGTTTATCAAAGGGGCAGCGTAAGGTCGCTCAGTTTGTTATCGATAATCCAACTGTAATCGCGACACAAATTGCTTCTGAAGTAGGTAGACTTGCAGATGTGAGCGAATCGACCGTTATTCGTTTCTGTTATGCGATGGATTATTCGGGATTTAGTGAATTGCAGGATAAACTGAGAGCTTATTTAATTGATAAAGGTGAAATAGCAGCGGAAAAAAAACAAATATCTACAAAACGACTTAAAAATCAATTTGGTGCTGAAATTGTTAAACAAGACATCGCGGGAATTTCAAAAACATTTAATGAATTAAATGAACAGGATATTCAAGAAGTGATTCTCGAATTACATCATTCGAATAGAATTCATATTTTAGGATTCAGACAATCTGCGCCGGCTGCATTTTGGATGTATAATAATTTATCCATGTTCCGTGAACAAGTGTTTTTCGTTCAGCATGAAGCAGAAACAATTGCTCAACAGCTTGCAATGATGGATGAAGATTCCTTATTATTTGTAATTTCTTTGGATGATGAATATGAGGATGTATTAACTACTGTTGAAATTGCGAAGAGAAAAAATGTAAAAATAGTTGCGATTCGAGATAAAGCATTAAAAAATAGGGTAGAGCCCGCAAAATCTGTACTTTTAGTGCCTTCCGCTCAAGAAGGTGGCGCGACATGTACGATTGCTATTTTCTCTTTATTACATCTATTAGTGGAAGCTATGGTCAACCAAAATCCGCAAAACTATCATGCATTTCGTCAAAAAAACGAATGGACGACAGCGGATTCAAATTTAATCGCTATAGGATAA